The Alosa alosa isolate M-15738 ecotype Scorff River chromosome 3, AALO_Geno_1.1, whole genome shotgun sequence nucleotide sequence GACTGAGAGACTGTTCAGTTGAGCATTGTATCCAGCTCAGCACTGGGACCTCGGAGCCTTATGCGCTCCGTGATGTCTGGTGCGCACCACCTTGTGTCACTGGTGTTAATTGGAAAGACGTGCAGATGAATGAACTGAATGAATAAACTGGCAACACCGCAAGTTTTGATCAGGTAGGATGTAGGAAGATGGGTCTTATGTCTATGATTTGACAGTTCAATGCTTGTAGCCCAAACTGCCATCCTGTTCTAGGCTATGTAGTAATATGTGAGTAGGCCATGGATTtaagtaggctatgttattacTATAAGTAATCTGCAGGTAGGCCTTGCTTTAAAATAACTGAAGCAATGTAGCGGTAGCCTAtttatgtgtgttgtttgttccAGAATGAGCACTGATACTACATATTGCCAGCCACTTCTGCACATACTGTGATATGTTCCAAATTAAGCGCTTACTGTATGCTGAGCTGACATACTGAGATCGAATAGTTCAAAGATTAGGATTTACTGCTCTCAAACTAGGGGCCTGAGTCTGTCAGACACATTAAAAACAAAGGTAGGGTTTTTATCTTGTAGCTGAAAGAACATTTGCATACAAAACCTATAAATCTATAAACGCTGTTGTCACTAATGCCAGTAATGACTAGTAAAAAGTTCATGAATAAGACCACACCATAGCCTGAGGTAAATCCACATCCATCCATTggctaacttttttttttttgtagcttTAAGATTGTACATATTTTTAGTAAATGATAACTAAACAGCACTGTTTACAATGTTGCAGTGTTTGACACCAATACTGCCACTGCTTTCTTCCTACACCCCAACAAACTGCTCTATTGTTGAGAGGCTAAGGGGCTGGCTGGTCCAGTATTACCTCATTTAACCTTGTGTTACATTGTCTAAAACTGCCAACAGGGGGCAGTAAAACACAGGAACATAGAGGATCCTGCTAGTTACGAACCAAGTGAACAGCCATTTCAGTTTCCTGGTCCTCCGGCTCTGTTAAATCTGCTAAAGCCGCTACAGCCTCATTtgaaattgtccaaattaacATTTTTTCAGAGCCATGGTCAAGAGCTGGCAGAAATTAATATGTCAAATGTCATATTATTCCATCAAATGCAATCATTCATATTACTGGATCAGCATCTCAGGGATGACTGACTGCTGACTGGTTGACTCATTTAATTTACTGACACCTTTTTTTAATATGGTTATGAAGGTAGTGATAGAACCCCATAGCTTTTCACTCAGAGGTTATCTGCAAGGAGATAACGTGGTAGCATCATTAGACCCAGCATTAGTGTAAGCATTTTGTCTTCTTTTATTGCGGTTTGCATGGATCTCTAAAGCAACAGGTATAAATAAAAATGCTGACAAAAAGGGAGGTCATATAAgcaaaaacatgcaaaaaaagaAACCACGAAGGGAATtaagcaacacaacacaactacTAAATGCATATGTGGTATCTCTAAGTAAGTGCTTAGCACTGCTTTAGTTTCAAGATCCAGTTATATTATTATGTCATTTTTAAACAGCCAGATGAATAGTGAATAGATGTAGGGTTTCAAAATATTCCTGATAATCTGCCCACAGATTATGAAGGGCAGCTTTGTAATTTATATGCATGTTACAAATATTTATTCCAGGAAACGTGCACTTATTTAGAGCTCAGGGATCTATGAAAGAAAGCTTCAAAAGGAGCAAACctgattggctggtgctgtTGCTGCGTAGGGGACACTTGTGGCAGGAGTTGTTGCTGCAGAGACAGTAGCAGGCGTAGCACTGTACATCATGGGTACTTTTTCAGGAAGGGGAACCATGGAAGCAATGAACAAGTAGGTGGAGCATTATGGTAACCATGgcgacgtttttttttttttggttgttcAAACCAACAAGCCATCATTAGGTTAGACCAGCAGATGGCATGCAACAGAGCaaagcaagaaaaaaacaagagaaacaaaaacaaagcatgGGAGGGAAATCAAAGAGGAAAAAAGCAGATTACAGTCACAACACAGTCAACACATAGGTTAGAATATCAGTGGATTCCCAGAGCAGTTTCAGCATGACAAAGGCCAAACATGGAGGCATCAGCTGTGCGCTTCCAAGATTGAATGCAGTGAGCCAGCAATCTCATATCACTAAAGCCATTTTCATTTTACAGTTATATCTTATTTAAATGATTGCTTCTATCTCTTACTTTTGTTTTAGAGGGAATGGAAAAAatttaatgcaaaaaaaaaaatctctgggAAGCTGATACAGTTTCCTCAAGAACAAGGGACACAGCATGGaatatctacagtatgtgtaaggGTGTGAGGGTTGGGAGATACTTATAGTGTTATAATACTCAGCAAGGGAGTGTGCCAATGGTGTGAAATGGTGCAACAACAAGGGCTACATTCAAAAGACTAATAATAAACCACAGAGGCTGGTCAGGAAGAGTAGAGATAGCCATATAGAACATGGAAAAGAGACACACAATTAAACTTTCTGCATACAACTGACTCTCTGACAGCTGGTTTAAAATGCCTGCATGAGCCCAATTTCACACACCTCTCCCTAGCTGAGCCAATCACCTTTACTCCCAACTATCAATGCTAGAGTCAATCGTGATGAATGACCGATCGAATTGAGACAGGCCTCTTAGATCAACTGTGAGAGCACGCCAGTCTGAGCCATCCGTCAGTGCAGACGAGAGAAAATAAGAAGCAAGGGACCTACCAATGCTGGTAGCAGGAGTCATGCACAAGACTGGCCCTGGATGATTGTGCAGTGGAGAGTGAACAGAGGGTTAAATAAGGGGAAAACAGATTAGCAGAGTGCACCCTTTAGCATGCTGCCCATCCTCCCTCACACCGCCCTCACATGTGCAGTTATAGCCTAGACACTCCTCATGCAGACCAGAGGCATGCCAACATTGTACTGCAGGCTGTGTGGCCAGTCTGCAGGGGAGTGTGtgtcaacgtgtgtgtgtgtgtgtgtgtgtgtgtgtagctaaaGATAATGTGTGGCATTTGTGTGTCGTGAGCACAGTGTATATGACTGAGCAGCTGTGCatgagtgcatgagtgtgtgtttgctactTTGGGCACATCTGCGTAGTGCCTGcgcgcgcgcacgtgtgtgtgtgtgtgtgtgtgtgtgtgtgtgcgtctgcttAGGAGTGAGTTTCTTGTCAGCCTTGGGCACTGTGTGGCTGGAGCATGCGGAGGACTCTGGTGCCCACCACCTGACCGAGACACAGCTGGCAAAGCTGGGGAGGAGCTGAGACAGAGGCCTGACAGAGCAACGAGCAGCGCTACGGGGGTCTAGAGGGAGCCGCAGGGCAGCGCGAGCCCAACACACAAGCCTGAGAGAGGGCACATCAACGCTACACTACAAGGAAGAGCTTCAAGGAAATCACACATCCAACTAAGACTTCTGTCAATGACTGTTTCTGACGCAAAGGCCTTGGGCATCTAATTAACATTGTTTACTCTGAGAGATCCGAGTTCAAATGGCTCTAGGGAGATGCAAGCCTGGCGCTTGTATAGGTGCGGTGGGGGACAACACTGGCAGACACTCACATCTGTTGTTGTAGCGTGCTGCCGCTAATTGGCCCTGCTCTTCATGTCATATTGGTATTGCTGTGGATGTTCTGCCGCTAGGTCTTGCTTTGTTTGCATTACACTCTCAGACTGCATTGAGATCACACAAAGACGATCAATTAAATAACCCGATGTTAAGATAAAGAAGCCATTGCATGCCCTGCTTCCCATCTTTCCTTGAATACAATTTTTTACCAAGTATCACCACGGACGACAGACATTTgtgggttgtttttttttttaattggtttagtttagttttattCACTGTTGTTTTTTCTAGTTTTAATCTGATGGGCCTGACTGCAGGCGGAGCAGCATGAGGAGTGGCTGATTACTGGCTTCCTACTGATGCCTCGCTAGATGTGTGGCCAGCATCAGCAGGGCCTGCCCTTGCCGGGGACAGAGAGCAGTGACCCTGGGCTTACCGGTGGGGTAGAAGGCAGACTGCTGCATCTGCGCATTGGCCAAAGCCTGCTGGTAGTGCAAAAAACTGGGGTTGAACAGAGCGCTGGCCCCGTTACTCTTCTCAAGTGCTGGTCTCTTTGGTAGGGGCTGCAAGACACTGTGGGGGAAAGCCTACGGAAACAGAGTTAGAGAAGCAGAATTAATGCCACAGAGCTGGTAAAtatttcacacagacacacactttactAGTAAAAAGTATTGACCTCTACTTGGCTAGTGCAAAACTGATTTCTATTTACATGCATTCTAACACATTTCTGATATGACTATTCAGAAGATTATAGATTTTAGGTTTCAGGTAATTCTGGGAAACCTATTCACTCTTGGCATATTACTCATGACAAATCACAACACAGGTATTACTGTAGGTTTAAAGATTAAATGATAAATGGTTTTGTACACATACTGGATGATTCTACTTGTGACATACACAAAAAGCCAAATTAAATTCTGTGAGTGGCTACAGTACAATTAAAGCTACATGCAAAGCAAAAGGTGAAAGGTCCAAGTACCAGATCTACAGTTGCCTCGAGGGGTCGCTTCACTGCTTTGGCAGTCGACTGAGTCTTTAAATAGCAGGCAGCGAGCACATGATGGCAGTGGGCCAATGGGATTCAAGCGTATTAACATACAGGTAACAGCAAGCAGAGGTGCGTCATGGGGGGACAGCATTGCATTGTGGGTAGGTGAGAAGaaagaaacaacaaaaagaaaaacacaaaataatctGAATGCAGAATACCAAACATACTGAAACAATACGCATGCTCAATAAACAGAAATCAGCACTTCAATGAGACACGCCCTGAATTAGTGGGTGAGCAAACTGCGTCTAGTACACTTTTGTTAAAAGCAGTACATGTTACACAGATCTAGTTCAGCTCCTCAGACAGTTGCTTAGAGTACAAACAACACTCAGTACTTATAGAGAGTAACCTAAGGACATCTAAAGTATCTGCATTACTGCTAATGCAATATATAAGATTATAATGTTTAAGAATACAGTTCAAAGCATTTCCACAATTTCAAGTCATTTCATATTTTTCAGTTGATTTTGCCAATCTAATGCATACAATGTTTAATAATTGATCCAATGAAAAGCTTGTTATCTCACCTAGACTACCAACATGCACAGTAATGAGCAGGGACGGACACTGTGGAGCTCTGCTTGTTCTCATGCTTGGCCATGACGCCTGTTTGTGCTATCGGCTTAAATCATTAGAAAAAGtccattttgttttgtgcaGTCAAATAATTGGGCGCATATTTCACGGGAGGCAAGATGACTGGAAAGTGAGACGGATCATTTCCACATTGGCCTCCACAGTGGGTGTGCTGGTGAATTAGGGGTTGATTTTCATTAGCCTTTTCTATCTCCATTACCATCTTACATTTACCATGTGAGACATCTTGGGTGTGAAATCTGTATTTAAGCCATGACTATATTAAACAACGCTGATAAAATTAAGCAGATGAGCATAGGCTAAAATATGACACCATGACAAATAAAATGAGCAAAACACATTAATGTATCCACACAAATTCATGAACTTGAAGGGTAAACAAAGTTCATTGTAGATGATAATGATATGCGGCATAAATAAAAAGAGCATGACTGGCATCTGAATTAATATGGAACACAAAAACTAACAAAGCCACAAAATCTCTGTTCAATATGACAATATTAGACATTTGTGCTTTTCTCATCCAACAAAGCCATCACAGCCTGACAACCAGTGGCTTTAGAGCCTTTTTTCCACCTCACAGGGATCAGGGAAAAGTCGTAGGGATCTGCGGTGCGCAGAAATGAACCCTTAAGGGCCTGCGGTGGTTGGCTCCTTTCTTTCCTCCAGACAATACGGAAAGGCACGGCTCACACTTACACTTCATAGTCTCAGGCTTATCAATGCGCAAGGGTTTGTATGAATGTAAACATACAAACCACAAAACACTCAAGACAGCAGTCCACAGTTTCCTCAGGCAGTATGTGAACATCTTATGCGCAAAAGCAGCCTACGGCAGATGTTGTTTATGTAGAAAATTATTTCATGAGGTAATCCCATGTGAGTAAAGCAGGGCTCCACGTGTCTTACGTCAGGTGAgtcactacactactactaaaCCCTTGCTTAATAAGGCATTTAAATAGGAGTAATCACATCAGTTGGAGGGATTGCTGGAGATGGGCTTACCatggctgcagcagcagcagccgcggCCGCCGCCGCCTGGGTCTGGGTGACCTGCTGCTGGGAGGCCTTGATCTTGGCCAGCAGGTGTGCGGGCGGGTGGAAGTACTTGCACTTGTCGCGGGAGCAGCGGCTCTTGACGTAGTCCATGCACACGGTGACCGTGTTGTCGCTCGTGTCGATGGTGGGGCTGTCGCTGGGGTGGGCGAAGCGGCAGTCCGTTTCGCCGCGCGCACAGTTGCCACGCTGGAATTCGCGACACACCTGcccgacagacacacagagagcagaaagacaaggaggaggggaaaaggaAAGTTCTCGCTCAGCAATGTTTGGAATGGACTGAGATTACTTCAAGAACCATGGAGGATGGGAATGATAACAGAGAGAGCTGTATTCTTTTTTTCAGCTTTTTTCCCCCATGGTTTTAAAATTCAAATAACCTCAGACCAACACAAAGAGCATGATGCTACATTAAGTTAACATGTTAAgcatgttaaaggagaattccggtgtgatattgacctaaagtgtgttgaaacatgataccagtgtgaacatatgtctcatagcccatcttggcttgtcccctgcactcaaaatctggctagttagccgatgctaccaacagcttttttcaatagtggtgcccggcattgggctagccatgcaaataaatcactgttttacaccatttacgagggctcagtgtatctccacacttcattggaagacttcgaggggccctgacatttaaaaacgagacattgagaactttaaaaagcactggtagtttacttataaggcgatttatacagacagtatcttcaacgaagtttagcgtttgcagccatcttgaatttagtccgcgataaattcggtgacagtaagaatgaacaggtatgataagggatcagattccaaaataattctgtggaaatgcatggattccagttgctgctactggaagaaactggaatccatgcatttccaccgaattatttttggaatctgatcccttatcatacctgttcattcttaccgtcgctcgacttatcgtgactaaattcaagatgtgctttttcaaagttctcaatgtcttgttttaaatgtcagggccctcggaagtctaccaatgaagtgtggagatacattgagcctcagtaaatggtgtaaaacagtgatttatttgcatggctagcccgatgcgaagcaccaccattgaaaaagctgttggtagcatcggctaactaagccagattttggagtgcaggggacaagccgagatgggctatgagacatatgttcacactcggtatcatgtttcaacacactttaggtcaatatcacaccggaattctcctttaaagcatGGATCTAGTTATCTTTAGAGCAAACATATTGCTTTTTAACGTTTGAaaccagagaaataaaatacatatgcCTTTGCCAACCTATTGGGACCACCTAGTATCACTCAAAATACTGGCAGCAACCCTCACACACTTTCTTCTAATTAAACTGTCTGACAAAGTCAGACTCCATCCTAGACAGTGTGCACAGCatgtttctttgtgtttgtgtttatacttCAAAGATTTATCCTCAAGGTATTACACTGACTCGCTCTCAGCAGTGGAACTAAGCATCATTTTCTTCTTGATGTTGTTACTGCAACACTGAACATACAGCTACTCTCAAAATCAAAGGCCCAAGCAGGAAACCTTTCAAATTTCAGGAAATGTTTTAAAGTCATTGACAGTTTAATTTATATCCAAATTAATAAACCAAACACAATGTCAACCATATACTATGAAAGACAAACTTATACGACTTCATTTCGTTCAGTCCAACAACaaataagaaataaataaacaggtCATGAGGTGTCATCACATATCTagacaaaattacatttttgcaCTAAAGTTATGTTGGCAGTGTTTCTGAGAGGATAAGGAATGGGCACCTCTAGTTTGTCGGCGCGCAAAGCCTTCTGGgtaggagaggatgaggagacgCTCTGGACTGTGACGGGAGGGCTGCCAGGCATAATGACTTGGGTGCTGGGGAGCATCTCCGTGGAAACCAGCCCCATCCCATGAGTCATGGGCGTGATGTAGGGGGAGTAGCTGATGACAGGGCTGGTCCCCAGACCCTGGTTCATAGGGAACGAGGGCTGTGAGGGGAAGACAATGCTCAGTTTTCTATATTATTACACAGTAACATGCAAATGCCGCAAAACATTTCATTTAGATAAAGTCAGCAATACATCAGTCAGTATTTTTTTTCATAACAATAGGCTTAATTGTCTGGCTTTTGTAAGACCCATATATTATAAGCAGCTTCTAACTTCCTCATGTAATCGTCTTGCAAAAGTAGTGAAGTTAGTTAGTTGTACACAGCTATGACTGGGCAGTGGGCCATGATTAATCTCTAGCTAAGGTGTGGGTCAATAAACACGGTCATTCAGAGGGCCAGTGCTTGACGACCTGGGCTGTCATCTTGTGTAAGATAAGCACACTCACGACTTGGGGCATGCTGGAGCCGGGGATCATGAACTGCATCTGCTGGGCCAGCACGGCGGCCGCCGTCTTCTGCTGGATCAGGTTGTTGCGTCCGTTGATCTCCAGCTGCGTCTTCAGGTGTGATGGCGGGTGAAGGTACTTGCAGTTCTCACGTGAGCAGCGCCCCTGCAGATGACAAGTGAGTCAGTGGATAATGAATGCTAATAGCCTCACACTGACAGCCGGTACCTTCAGCTCAACCTTCATCTGAGCACGAATGTCATGATCAGATCTGACTCACCATGCCTGATAACAGCAGATAATGTGAAGTGGCCAAATCACCGCCACCTACTGACAACCATTAAGTTGCTAGCATGATCATGAGTCATCATTTGGGCCTACGCAATGTGACATGGAAAGGCACAGAGGTCTgagcacaaaaaaataaaagtataatTATATAGGCAACATTTTGATGTACATTATCAACTGAgaattttctatttttagcctaGTGAAAATACCTCATTTGTCTTTCACCCATAACCATTTTCATTTTAAACCCTCAGGCAATGCAGATTTCAatggaaacacacatgcaaaacataGAATTTTTGTTTCtcaaaatagcctaatatatcTGCTAGCTATCCTATGATTGCTGATT carries:
- the LOC125291539 gene encoding muscleblind-like protein 2a isoform X17, giving the protein MAFNLSSIRDTKWLTLEVCRQFQRGTCSRSDEECKFAHPPKSCQVENGRVIACFDSLKGRCSRENCKYLHPPSHLKTQLEINGRNNLIQQKTAAAVLAQQMQFMIPGSSMPQVPSFPMNQGLGTSPVISYSPYITPMTHGMGLVSTEMLPSTQVIMPGSPPVTVQSVSSSSPTQKALRADKLEVCREFQRGNCARGETDCRFAHPSDSPTIDTSDNTVTVCMDYVKSRCSRDKCKYFHPPAHLLAKIKASQQQVTQTQAAAAAAAAAAAMTQSTAKAVKRPLEATVDLAFPHSVLQPLPKRPALEKSNGASALFNPSFLHYQQALANAQMQQSAFYPTASRLLSPTCNTALELLLSP
- the LOC125291539 gene encoding muscleblind-like protein 2a isoform X2 translates to MAFNLSSIRDTKWLTLEVCRQFQRGTCSRSDEECKFAHPPKSCQVENGRVIACFDSLKGRCSRENCKYLHPPSHLKTQLEINGRNNLIQQKTAAAVLAQQMQFMIPGSSMPQVGLGTSPVISYSPYITPMTHGMGLVSTEMLPSTQVIMPGSPPVTVQSVSSSSPTQKALRADKLEVCREFQRGNCARGETDCRFAHPSDSPTIDTSDNTVTVCMDYVKSRCSRDKCKYFHPPAHLLAKIKASQQQVTQTQAAAAAAAAAAAMTQSTAKAVKRPLEATVDLAFPHSVLQPLPKRPALEKSNGASALFNPSFLHYQQALANAQMQQSAFYPTGPFLLVSQLETVLAGGPLKAVCGVGGFLIGLLRPSALTHHCLATITRQLTTVEARLQNCLYYLLKVLLYRSCFTEENNWVNGVPKSFIVVCDYFIKVLICQCGNLKMTMTKVLYFCK
- the LOC125291539 gene encoding muscleblind-like protein 2a isoform X12: MAFNLSSIRDTKWLTLEVCRQFQRGTCSRSDEECKFAHPPKSCQVENGRVIACFDSLKGRCSRENCKYLHPPSHLKTQLEINGRNNLIQQKTAAAVLAQQMQFMIPGSSMPQVPSFPMNQGLGTSPVISYSPYITPMTHGMGLVSTEMLPSTQVIMPGSPPVTVQSVSSSSPTQKALRADKLEVCREFQRGNCARGETDCRFAHPSDSPTIDTSDNTVTVCMDYVKSRCSRDKCKYFHPPAHLLAKIKASQQQVTQTQAAAAAAAAAAAMTQSTAKAVKRPLEATVDLAFPHSVLQPLPKRPALEKSNGASALFNPSFLHYQQALANAQMQQSAFYPTDNLEIANQHGMECHHAALRGPRQLLCKYNLFFTQDLQQPAC
- the LOC125291539 gene encoding muscleblind-like protein 2a isoform X16, which produces MAFNLSSIRDTKWLTLEVCRQFQRGTCSRSDEECKFAHPPKSCQVENGRVIACFDSLKGRCSRENCKYLHPPSHLKTQLEINGRNNLIQQKTAAAVLAQQMQFMIPGSSMPQVPSFPMNQGLGTSPVISYSPYITPMTHGMGLVSTEMLPSTQVIMPGSPPVTVQSVSSSSPTQKALRADKLEVCREFQRGNCARGETDCRFAHPSDSPTIDTSDNTVTVCMDYVKSRCSRDKCKYFHPPAHLLAKIKASQQQVTQTQAAAAAAAAAAAMAFPHSVLQPLPKRPALEKSNGASALFNPSFLHYQQALANAQMQQSAFYPTDNLEIANQHGMECHHAALRGPRQLLCKYNLFFTQDLQQPAC